Proteins encoded in a region of the Deltaproteobacteria bacterium genome:
- the proB gene encoding glutamate 5-kinase, with translation MTNSLRSSFARCRRPVIKIGSAVLAGAAGKAGPPSLDRQKFARLCDDLAAVAQGRTPVVVSSGAVALGVERLELKQRPQEMALKQAAAAAGQSRLMRLYDDELERRGLQCAQVLLTHADIADRGRYLNARRALAELLSRNVVPVINENDTVSVEEIKFGDNDALAAMVVDLVEADLLVILTDAGGVYTSDPRLDAKAERISHLERISAAEEALAGDPGTGLGSGGMLTKLRAARRASEAGIPCAIVPGEPGILTKLLAGEDVGTVVSAQGERRRLRKRWMLDLKARGELRVDDGARAAVIERKKSLLPSGVREVRGTFASGDPVEISTLDGTPFARGLAVYSADEVRRIVGRRSAEIEAALGYRLLDCVVHRDDLVVTQ, from the coding sequence ATGACCAACTCCCTCCGCTCCTCTTTCGCGCGCTGCCGAAGGCCGGTGATCAAGATCGGCTCGGCGGTGCTCGCCGGGGCGGCCGGGAAAGCAGGCCCCCCATCGCTGGACCGACAGAAGTTCGCGCGCCTCTGCGACGATCTGGCGGCCGTTGCCCAGGGCCGCACGCCCGTCGTCGTCTCCAGCGGCGCCGTTGCGCTCGGTGTCGAGCGGCTGGAGCTGAAGCAGCGGCCACAAGAGATGGCGCTCAAGCAGGCAGCGGCGGCGGCCGGCCAGAGCCGGCTGATGCGACTCTACGACGACGAATTGGAACGGCGTGGACTGCAGTGCGCGCAGGTCCTCCTCACGCACGCCGACATCGCGGACCGGGGCCGGTACCTGAACGCGCGGCGCGCGCTGGCCGAGCTGCTCTCGCGCAACGTCGTCCCGGTGATCAACGAGAACGACACGGTCAGCGTGGAGGAGATCAAGTTCGGTGACAACGACGCCCTGGCGGCGATGGTCGTCGACCTGGTCGAGGCCGATCTGCTGGTCATCCTCACGGACGCCGGCGGCGTCTACACCTCCGATCCACGGCTGGACGCCAAGGCGGAGCGCATTTCGCATCTGGAGCGCATCAGCGCCGCAGAGGAGGCGCTGGCAGGCGATCCCGGCACGGGTCTGGGCAGCGGCGGCATGCTGACCAAGCTGCGCGCCGCGCGTCGGGCGTCGGAAGCCGGCATCCCCTGCGCCATCGTCCCCGGCGAGCCTGGCATCCTGACGAAGCTGCTCGCCGGAGAAGACGTCGGCACTGTCGTCTCCGCGCAAGGGGAGCGCCGCCGGTTGCGCAAGCGCTGGATGCTCGACCTCAAGGCGCGCGGCGAGCTGCGCGTCGACGACGGCGCCCGGGCGGCGGTGATCGAGCGGAAGAAGAGCCTGCTGCCGTCGGGAGTCCGGGAGGTACGCGGCACCTTCGCCTCCGGTGACCCGGTGGAGATCTCCACGCTCGACGGCACGCCGTTTGCGCGCGGACTCGCGGTGTACTCGGCCGACGAGGTGAGGCGCATCGTCGGCCGCAGGAGCGCGGAGATCGAAGCGGCGCTCGGATACCGCCTGCTCGACTGCGTCGTGCACCGCGACGACCTGGTGGTGACGCAGTGA
- a CDS encoding glutamate-5-semialdehyde dehydrogenase, translated as MSAERKLAALELAHRAKIAARDLLRRDRRKLVLEAADALEARAPDILGANEVDVARASTQPAAFVDRLRLDPKRLRAMASAMREVAALPDPVGEIVESQTRPNGLRVERVRAPLGVILMIYESRPNVTAEAAALCLRSGNASLLRGGSEALQTNAAITGCFPEDAVQLVPPDRMLLDELLQLDEHIDLCIPRGGPSLIRFVAERARVPVIKHYQGVCHLYVAPDADLQMATNIAVNAKAQRPGVCNALECLLVDARIAGEALPRMSAALRDAGVELRCDERALPLVKGGIAAMADDFGREFLDLKLAVAVVDDIDEALRHVARYGSRHTEAIVTRDPRLAERFLNEVDASCVLWNASTRFNDGGELGLGAEIGISTSKLHAYGPMGLRELTSTRYVVRGDGQVRS; from the coding sequence GTGAGCGCGGAGCGGAAGCTCGCCGCTCTCGAGCTCGCCCACCGTGCAAAAATCGCGGCGCGCGACCTGCTTCGCCGCGACCGGCGCAAGCTGGTGCTCGAGGCGGCGGATGCCCTGGAAGCGCGCGCTCCGGACATCCTCGGGGCGAACGAGGTGGACGTGGCGCGGGCGTCGACCCAGCCGGCGGCGTTCGTCGACCGCCTTCGGCTGGACCCGAAACGACTGCGGGCCATGGCCAGCGCGATGCGCGAGGTCGCCGCGTTGCCCGACCCCGTGGGCGAGATCGTCGAGTCGCAGACCCGTCCGAACGGCCTGCGCGTCGAGCGCGTCCGTGCACCGCTCGGGGTGATCCTGATGATCTACGAATCGCGGCCGAACGTGACCGCGGAGGCGGCGGCGCTGTGCCTGCGCAGCGGAAATGCGTCGCTCCTCCGCGGCGGCTCCGAAGCGCTGCAGACGAACGCGGCGATCACTGGGTGTTTTCCCGAGGACGCGGTGCAGCTGGTGCCACCTGATCGCATGCTCCTCGACGAGCTGCTGCAGCTCGACGAGCACATCGATCTCTGCATTCCGCGGGGCGGCCCTTCTCTGATCCGCTTCGTCGCCGAGCGCGCCCGGGTCCCCGTCATCAAGCACTACCAGGGCGTCTGTCACCTGTATGTGGCTCCGGATGCAGATCTCCAGATGGCGACGAACATCGCCGTCAATGCCAAGGCGCAGCGGCCCGGAGTCTGCAACGCGCTCGAGTGCCTGCTGGTGGACGCGCGAATCGCGGGCGAAGCGCTGCCGCGGATGTCGGCGGCGCTCCGGGACGCCGGCGTCGAGCTGCGGTGCGACGAGCGCGCGCTGCCCTTGGTGAAGGGCGGCATCGCGGCCATGGCCGACGACTTCGGACGCGAGTTCCTCGATCTGAAGCTCGCGGTGGCCGTCGTGGACGACATCGATGAAGCGCTGCGGCACGTCGCACGTTACGGGAGCCGGCATACGGAGGCGATCGTCACGCGGGACCCGCGGCTTGCGGAGCGGTTCCTGAATGAAGTCGACGCCAGCTGCGTTCTCTGGAACGCGAGCACGCGCTTCAACGACGGCGGCGAGCTGGGCCTCGGCGCCGAGATCGGCATCAGTACCAGCAAGCTGCACGCGTACGGTCCGATGGGCCTGAGGGAGCTCACCTCCACGCGCTACGTGGTCCGGGGAGACGGTCAGGTCCGTTCATGA
- the rsfS gene encoding ribosome silencing factor → MRSPTQIALSRQQAGPERAAARAAARVDEESQRTAVAAARAALEKKAEDVVVLDLRGVSGYTDFLVIGSGGSDRQLEAIAESVEKELTTNGHRVIGSEGQRGGRWVLLDFGDVVVHVFHGDERAHYDLEGLWADAPRIEVE, encoded by the coding sequence ATGAGAAGCCCCACGCAGATCGCGTTGTCCCGCCAGCAAGCAGGTCCCGAACGCGCCGCGGCCAGAGCGGCCGCACGCGTAGACGAAGAGTCGCAGCGAACCGCCGTGGCTGCCGCCCGCGCCGCCTTGGAAAAGAAGGCGGAGGACGTGGTGGTGCTCGACCTGCGGGGGGTGTCCGGATACACGGACTTTCTCGTCATCGGCAGCGGCGGCAGCGATCGGCAGCTCGAGGCCATCGCCGAGAGCGTCGAGAAGGAGCTGACCACGAACGGGCACCGCGTGATCGGCAGCGAAGGGCAGCGGGGGGGCCGCTGGGTGCTGCTCGACTTCGGCGACGTGGTGGTGCACGTCTTCCACGGGGACGAGCGGGCCCACTACGATCTGGAAGGGCTCTGGGCCGACGCTCCACGCATCGAGGTGGAGTGA
- a CDS encoding 23S rRNA (pseudouridine(1915)-N(3))-methyltransferase RlmH: MKIRVLSVGKDKGPTAELAEEYAGRIRRSAELTLLELRAEGPEREAGTLLGKIRGELWVLDERGTLLGSTQLSQRLEKLRDTAQELTLCIGGDEGLASRVREEAHFVWSLSPLTLPHRLARVIVLEQLYRAFEILRGAPYHK, encoded by the coding sequence GTGAAGATCCGGGTGCTCTCGGTGGGCAAGGACAAAGGGCCCACCGCGGAGCTGGCAGAAGAGTACGCGGGGCGGATCCGCCGCTCCGCCGAGCTGACGCTGTTGGAGCTGCGCGCCGAAGGGCCCGAGCGCGAGGCCGGAACCCTGCTCGGCAAGATCCGCGGAGAGCTGTGGGTGCTCGACGAGCGAGGGACGCTGCTCGGCTCGACACAGCTTTCACAGCGGCTGGAAAAGCTGCGCGATACCGCGCAGGAGCTGACCCTGTGCATCGGCGGCGACGAAGGCCTGGCCTCGCGGGTCCGAGAAGAGGCGCATTTCGTCTGGAGCCTCTCGCCGCTGACGCTGCCGCATCGGCTGGCGCGCGTGATCGTGCTCGAGCAGCTCTACCGCGCATTCGAGATCCTGCGCGGAGCGCCGTACCACAAGTGA
- a CDS encoding 2,3-bisphosphoglycerate-dependent phosphoglycerate mutase, with amino-acid sequence MPTLVLVRHGQSLWNLENRFTGWVDVPLTEKGETEARRAGELLKGFRFDLAYTSVLSRAEETLRIILETMGARMPIIRDQALNERHYGDLQGLNKEDTAKRYGAAQVKLWRRSYDVPPPNGESLELTAKRTLPFFDRCIAGDLRLGKNVLVVAHGNSNRSIVMQLDRLTGEQVIALELATGAPLVYEMAQDGTTVQSKRILG; translated from the coding sequence ATGCCCACCCTCGTCCTCGTGCGCCATGGCCAGTCGCTCTGGAACCTCGAGAACCGGTTCACGGGCTGGGTGGACGTGCCGCTGACGGAGAAGGGCGAAACGGAAGCGCGCCGCGCGGGCGAGCTCCTGAAGGGGTTCCGATTCGACCTCGCCTATACCTCCGTGCTCTCGCGCGCGGAGGAGACCCTGCGCATCATCCTGGAGACCATGGGCGCGCGGATGCCGATCATTCGCGACCAGGCGCTCAACGAGCGCCACTACGGCGACCTGCAGGGCCTGAACAAGGAGGACACCGCGAAGCGGTACGGCGCCGCGCAGGTGAAGCTCTGGCGCCGCTCGTACGACGTGCCGCCTCCGAACGGCGAGTCCCTGGAGCTGACCGCGAAACGGACGCTGCCCTTCTTCGACCGCTGCATCGCGGGCGACCTGCGGCTGGGAAAGAACGTGCTGGTGGTCGCGCACGGCAACTCGAACCGCAGCATCGTGATGCAGCTCGACCGGCTCACCGGCGAGCAGGTGATCGCGCTCGAGCTCGCGACCGGCGCTCCTCTCGTGTACGAGATGGCGCAGGACGGCACGACCGTGCAGTCGAAGCGCATCCTCGGCTGA
- a CDS encoding DUF309 domain-containing protein codes for MARGADLFNRGLHWEAHEAWEELWLALDDEPRLFVQGLIQVAAAGHKAFVQRQPRGCVKLLTTALDKLEAAPPDFLGVETRGFLGALRRMLTEAERWRAGEVADLHRSLMPPVVLLRPPPPAQKK; via the coding sequence CTGGCGCGCGGAGCGGACCTCTTCAACCGCGGGCTGCATTGGGAAGCGCACGAGGCGTGGGAAGAGCTGTGGCTGGCGCTCGACGACGAGCCGAGGCTGTTCGTCCAAGGACTCATCCAGGTGGCCGCCGCGGGGCACAAGGCGTTCGTGCAGCGCCAGCCGCGCGGGTGCGTGAAGCTCCTCACCACGGCGCTGGACAAGCTCGAGGCGGCGCCGCCGGACTTCCTCGGCGTCGAGACTCGCGGTTTTCTCGGCGCTCTCCGTCGGATGCTGACGGAGGCGGAGCGCTGGAGGGCCGGAGAGGTCGCCGACCTGCACCGCAGCCTCATGCCCCCCGTCGTCTTGCTGCGTCCACCTCCGCCGGCCCAGAAAAAATAG
- a CDS encoding ComF family protein: protein MAGTVSISLRLRRIALGVLDLVFPARCAACDAPGDSPFCALCAETLIPVPAGCPVCGVPQDESLLPALKPRRCPHCRACPPRFVLAGAPYLHGGALAEAIYRLKYQRREDLGSALGVLFEACAVPKSDVLVPIPLHPRRLRQRGYDQARLLADGASKRFHLPVAPLLRRVRETGQQVGRDRTARERSVRGAFAAKGDVLGARVCLIDDVLTTGATASAAAGALLDAGAARVEVRTLARAP, encoded by the coding sequence GTGGCGGGAACGGTGTCCATTTCGCTGCGGCTTCGGCGCATTGCGCTCGGAGTCCTGGATCTCGTGTTCCCCGCGCGCTGCGCGGCCTGCGACGCACCTGGCGACTCGCCGTTCTGCGCCCTCTGCGCGGAGACGCTGATCCCGGTGCCGGCGGGATGCCCCGTTTGCGGAGTTCCCCAGGACGAATCGCTGCTTCCGGCTCTCAAGCCGCGCCGGTGCCCGCATTGCCGCGCTTGTCCGCCACGATTCGTGCTTGCCGGCGCACCGTACTTGCACGGTGGAGCCCTGGCGGAAGCGATCTATCGGCTGAAGTACCAGAGACGCGAGGATCTCGGATCGGCGCTGGGCGTCCTGTTCGAGGCCTGCGCAGTGCCAAAGTCGGACGTGCTGGTGCCCATCCCGCTGCATCCGCGCCGGCTGCGGCAGCGCGGGTACGACCAGGCGCGTCTGCTCGCCGATGGCGCCTCGAAGCGGTTCCACCTTCCGGTCGCGCCGCTGCTGCGGCGGGTACGCGAGACGGGGCAACAGGTCGGACGCGACCGCACAGCGCGAGAGCGGAGCGTTCGCGGCGCCTTCGCCGCGAAGGGGGACGTCCTCGGCGCGCGCGTCTGCCTCATCGACGACGTGCTCACGACCGGTGCGACAGCGTCTGCGGCGGCGGGCGCCCTGCTCGACGCCGGCGCGGCGCGGGTAGAGGTGCGCACGCTCGCGCGCGCTCCGTAG
- a CDS encoding tetratricopeptide repeat protein, whose protein sequence is MHSLLLAAALALVAPLDESTPALQARVLSGLDRPQAVADLYRLYERREERGDQSALLLTLEKASTSPKARADVRALAAEMLGELAIARGQLPRATALFDGVAPIRTWSVIGPFENDGRSGLTTAYPPEKEGFDPKAVYRGKEHDVAWRALARGHAPYGFVDLSAAVYPRSDVAVYAATVLRSAQAQGVLFHLGASGATRVWLNGKLVHEDAAVHPSRFDQKTFSAELNAGDNFLLVKVAHNHGRLGFSLRVADGKDAPLVSLARDARSPESKAIAFAAASEAGRKRATPANKPADAFDELRKAAALHPRDARAQEDLAIALQWRQPTDETERMPLRAMERVMDVASTDPEAALRFARLEDRDANKRRAALETALAAHPDNAALLDALANYRLDRGEGWAALELARKARASAPQSIDPMLTEARALDGVGLSARASLLRIETAKVRPDLARARRAAAGAYRRLGRSEDAATELKQALALRFDDAEARGDLVSLALDRGELNDALKLLGETLAIEPATLYPRLRAAELLSENGRANEASKAYAQAITLAPDDPEPHEQLGRHRLRLKDDSGALAAFTRALSLRPQNPALRELVRSVRPEEQYAAAYLYDAKELAKLKPLAGEDVEVLADLSVVKVFANGLSSRTRQLILRGSTRLIGRW, encoded by the coding sequence ATGCACAGCCTTCTTCTCGCCGCCGCGCTCGCCCTCGTCGCCCCGCTCGACGAGAGCACACCTGCGCTCCAGGCTCGCGTGCTTTCGGGGCTGGATCGGCCGCAGGCGGTCGCCGACCTCTACCGCCTCTACGAGCGGCGCGAGGAAAGGGGAGATCAGAGCGCGCTCCTGCTGACGCTGGAAAAAGCGTCCACATCGCCCAAGGCGCGCGCAGACGTGCGCGCGCTCGCCGCGGAGATGCTGGGCGAGCTGGCGATCGCACGGGGACAGCTTCCCCGCGCGACCGCGCTGTTCGACGGTGTCGCGCCAATCCGGACCTGGAGCGTCATCGGTCCGTTCGAGAACGACGGGCGCAGCGGCCTGACGACGGCATACCCGCCGGAGAAGGAAGGCTTCGACCCGAAGGCGGTCTACCGGGGCAAGGAGCACGACGTGGCCTGGCGCGCCCTCGCCAGGGGTCACGCTCCTTACGGATTCGTCGACCTCTCCGCCGCCGTGTACCCGCGGTCCGACGTGGCCGTGTATGCCGCGACCGTGCTTCGCTCGGCGCAGGCGCAGGGGGTGCTCTTCCACCTCGGCGCTAGCGGCGCGACGCGTGTCTGGCTCAACGGCAAGCTCGTCCACGAGGACGCGGCCGTTCACCCCTCGCGCTTCGATCAGAAGACGTTCTCCGCCGAGCTGAACGCCGGAGACAACTTCCTTCTGGTGAAAGTCGCGCACAACCACGGGCGTCTCGGCTTCTCGCTGCGGGTGGCGGATGGGAAGGACGCGCCCCTCGTCTCCCTGGCGCGCGACGCCCGGTCGCCGGAGTCGAAAGCGATCGCTTTCGCCGCGGCGTCCGAAGCCGGGCGGAAGCGTGCAACGCCCGCGAACAAGCCCGCGGACGCGTTCGACGAGCTGCGCAAGGCCGCGGCCCTGCATCCACGCGACGCCCGTGCGCAGGAGGACCTCGCCATCGCCCTCCAGTGGCGCCAGCCGACCGACGAAACGGAGCGCATGCCGCTGCGTGCGATGGAGCGCGTCATGGACGTCGCGTCCACGGACCCGGAAGCGGCGCTTCGATTCGCCCGCCTCGAGGATCGCGACGCCAACAAGCGCCGCGCGGCGCTGGAGACGGCGTTGGCAGCCCACCCGGACAACGCCGCGCTTCTCGACGCACTCGCCAATTACCGGCTCGATCGCGGCGAAGGCTGGGCGGCGCTGGAGCTGGCGCGCAAGGCGCGCGCGTCCGCTCCGCAGTCGATCGATCCCATGCTGACCGAAGCTCGGGCGCTCGACGGCGTCGGCCTCTCCGCGCGCGCATCGCTGCTTCGCATCGAGACGGCGAAGGTACGGCCCGATCTGGCTCGCGCCCGTCGCGCCGCTGCCGGAGCGTACCGGCGGCTCGGCCGCAGCGAAGACGCCGCCACGGAGCTGAAGCAGGCGCTGGCACTGCGATTCGACGACGCGGAAGCGCGCGGAGACCTGGTCTCGCTGGCGCTCGACCGCGGCGAGCTGAACGATGCACTGAAGCTCCTGGGCGAGACGCTCGCCATCGAACCCGCCACGCTGTATCCGCGCCTGCGCGCTGCCGAGCTGCTCTCCGAGAACGGGCGCGCAAACGAGGCGAGCAAGGCGTATGCGCAGGCGATCACGCTCGCGCCGGACGATCCCGAGCCGCACGAGCAGCTCGGCCGCCACCGCCTGCGGCTGAAGGACGACTCGGGCGCGCTGGCCGCGTTCACCCGCGCGCTTTCGCTGCGGCCCCAGAACCCGGCGCTGCGCGAGCTGGTCCGGTCCGTGCGTCCCGAGGAGCAGTACGCGGCGGCCTACTTGTACGACGCGAAGGAGCTGGCGAAGCTGAAGCCGCTCGCAGGCGAGGACGTGGAAGTGCTGGCGGACCTCTCGGTGGTGAAGGTGTTCGCGAACGGGCTCTCCTCGCGCACGCGCCAGCTCATCCTGCGGGGCAGTACTCGCCTGATCGGCAGGTGGTGA
- a CDS encoding DUF3857 domain-containing protein: protein MVKVERARIYRKDGSVLESKSEGERNLSEPWYGLYYDLRARVVGFSQLEPGDVLELITRTDDSGSNFFADYFGDFSYLQSTQTRRVSDYVLLGPPGRTFYASATPLKGLVHGEGRSADGGSWRRWTARDVPKLVPEPSMPGYSEMLAYVHVSTYKTWEDVGRFYWGLVKDQLRVTDDVRAAAQEAVKGIPDGDEAARIRAVYDFVVSRTRYVGLEFGINSFKPYPVETILARRFGDCKDKASLMHAMLESLGIDSRLTLLRMKRLGGIDEAPASLAVFNHAILYVPRHHLFLDGTAEFHGSGELPGDDRGAEVLVVEPEGGSKFFRTPDATPADNFDETRISAHLRPDGSAAVEVKASARGAWTAELRRVFEPADERQARAQEQLARAAFPNVKVTAVSVSDPHDIEKPFETQITATATGFAYPKGDGLQFGPFGHRQSFVETYAQLSKRLLPQRLPLAQRTVVESEVELPAGWTATMPEGARETGPQGSYEIAFTREQGRVVARLTLTLNGGVLQPADYARFRAFLGRLDDALQRRVEATPPAQTAAR, encoded by the coding sequence GTGGTGAAGGTCGAGCGCGCGCGCATCTATCGCAAGGACGGCAGCGTCCTGGAGAGCAAGTCGGAAGGGGAGCGCAATCTCTCCGAGCCCTGGTACGGGCTCTACTACGATCTCCGGGCCCGCGTGGTCGGGTTCTCCCAGCTCGAGCCGGGTGACGTGCTGGAGCTGATCACGCGCACCGACGATTCCGGCTCGAACTTCTTCGCCGACTACTTCGGCGATTTCTCCTATCTGCAGTCGACGCAGACGCGCCGCGTCTCGGATTACGTCCTGCTCGGTCCGCCGGGGCGCACCTTCTACGCAAGCGCGACGCCGCTGAAGGGCCTGGTCCACGGCGAGGGAAGGTCGGCGGATGGCGGCAGCTGGCGTCGATGGACGGCGCGGGACGTGCCCAAGCTCGTTCCCGAGCCGTCGATGCCTGGATACAGCGAGATGCTCGCGTACGTTCACGTCTCCACCTACAAGACCTGGGAGGACGTGGGCCGCTTCTACTGGGGCCTGGTCAAGGACCAGCTGCGCGTCACCGACGACGTTCGCGCAGCGGCGCAGGAAGCGGTGAAGGGAATTCCGGACGGCGACGAAGCGGCGCGCATCCGCGCCGTATACGACTTCGTCGTCTCGCGTACCCGGTACGTCGGCCTCGAGTTCGGAATCAATTCCTTCAAGCCCTACCCGGTGGAGACGATCCTCGCCCGCCGCTTCGGCGACTGCAAGGACAAGGCCTCGCTGATGCACGCGATGCTCGAGTCGCTGGGCATCGACTCGCGGCTGACATTGCTGCGGATGAAGCGTCTCGGCGGCATCGACGAGGCGCCCGCGTCCCTGGCGGTGTTCAATCACGCCATCCTCTACGTCCCCAGGCACCACCTGTTCCTCGACGGAACGGCTGAGTTCCACGGGTCCGGCGAGTTGCCGGGCGACGACCGCGGGGCGGAGGTGCTGGTGGTGGAGCCCGAGGGCGGGTCGAAATTCTTCCGCACCCCTGACGCGACCCCCGCGGACAATTTCGACGAGACGCGGATCTCGGCCCACCTCCGTCCCGACGGAAGCGCAGCGGTCGAGGTCAAGGCGAGCGCCCGCGGCGCCTGGACGGCGGAGCTGCGGCGCGTGTTCGAGCCCGCCGACGAGCGCCAGGCGCGGGCGCAGGAACAGCTCGCGCGCGCCGCGTTCCCGAACGTCAAGGTGACGGCGGTGTCCGTATCCGATCCCCACGACATCGAAAAGCCGTTCGAGACCCAGATCACAGCAACCGCCACGGGCTTTGCCTATCCGAAGGGCGACGGCCTGCAGTTCGGGCCCTTCGGACACCGCCAGAGCTTCGTCGAGACCTACGCACAGCTCTCGAAGCGGTTGCTTCCCCAGCGCCTCCCGCTGGCGCAGCGCACGGTGGTCGAGTCCGAGGTCGAGCTGCCCGCGGGATGGACGGCGACGATGCCGGAAGGCGCGCGGGAGACTGGGCCGCAAGGCTCGTACGAGATCGCCTTCACCCGCGAGCAGGGAAGGGTCGTCGCGCGCCTGACGCTGACGTTGAACGGCGGCGTCCTGCAGCCGGCGGACTATGCGCGGTTCCGCGCGTTCCTCGGGCGGCTCGACGATGCGCTGCAGCGGCGCGTGGAGGCGACGCCGCCGGCGCAGACGGCTGCGCGTTGA